Proteins encoded within one genomic window of Zootoca vivipara chromosome 12, rZooViv1.1, whole genome shotgun sequence:
- the LRRD1 gene encoding leucine-rich repeat and death domain-containing protein 1, giving the protein MSGGEEEQPPNINPEGANEEEQPPKTNPEGANEGEQAPNISPEGENVEQSANVSPEGEIVEQSANISPEGENVEQSANVSPERASDELQSSVLSPEGAFEISPAISENAIMELLENLDAIEDLPSPVDGNQSESSPDDTIPKKTSPEDLEADLKPDAGISSTSISADEKPCASKESLMKQIMESSVEVSEKVISCSTEKLQTLKKLEGILTPDTINAELLAYLYAEGLSEIPSSFFEGRARKSLLQSFENAAIPEMASAEKLSEMIDEGSVQLNAKGMLEIPSGIFDIQILKYLHLNSNEIKTIPRDIRLLTNLEILSIERNQLTSLPTEISLLQSLRTLNLSHNQISNLPDGISKLSKLKCLLMRYNNIETFPSALEKLEKLEILDLSGNKLTIPDTMTTMKSLRMLYLNSNKMSIFPKALCYLPNLNKLSLSDNQIQSLPKEIKELKNLEELLLNNNKLIFLPVQLFQLINIEKLRLDDNQLESLSDKVENLQKLRDLSLAKNFFQNITENICRCTMLEYLNLSDNQLKIFPPNLYKLKFLRELYISRNKLISLDEQIAYFKDLSVLEISGNALMYIPVEIKGCTELTRIDLSCNKLSLFPVGLCALTALKHLNISQNYISEITTEISLIKNLQHLNFSKNKLPSFYIYLCTLAKLSYLDLSNNQISSVPINVQKMRSLRVLLLHHNRFVLFPRELCVLNWLKVLDLSENKIQLIPSDINQLQELKDLNLSNNQFASFPNEICQLSLLQKLTLCQKSGLKLKSLSEELSKLTNLKVLDVSHNELEEMPEGLGEIKSLVTLIANNNCLKKLPLNFSTLHNLQCLNLKENNMLHLPSNLHLLLELKDINFDENILIRPPLEVCKAKQMLPITRYLESADERDEKILEKVLKTIASNIAFEHFEFFCQKLQLNSIEIKTIETDRTLLLEEKVTKALNHWKNANQNLTAAAMTDQLIRILTMAGLYYLTNKVKSLKLCSRLVKF; this is encoded by the exons ATGTCtgggggggaagaggagcagcCCCCCAATATAAATCCAGAGGGAGCAAATGAGGAGGAGCAGCCCCCCAAGACAAATCCAGAGGGAGCAAATGAGGGGGAGCAGGCCCCCAATATAAGTCCAGAGGGAGAAAATGTGGAGCAGTCGGCCAATGTAAGTCCAGAGGGAGAAATTGTGGAGCAGTCAGCCAATATAAGTCCAGAGGGAGAAAATGTGGAGCAGTCGGCCAATGTAAGTCCAGAAAGAGCAAGTGATGAGCTACAGAGCTCTGTTTTAAGTCCAGAGGGAGCATTTGAAATCTCTCCAGCGATTTCTGAAAATGCCATAATGGAATTATTAGAAAATCTTGATGCAATTGAAGATTTACCAAGTCCAGTTGACGGAAATCAGAGTGAATCTAGTCCTGATGACACTATACCTAAAAAAACATCCCCAGAAGATCTGGAAGCAGATTTGAAACCAGATGCAGGTATTTCATCCACCAGCATTTCCGCTGATGAAAAGCCATGTGCATCCAAGGAGAGTCTCATGAAACAAATCATGGAAAGCTCTGTAGAGGTTTCTGAAAAGGTTATTTCATGTTCGACAGAGAAACTGCAAACGCTTAAAAAGCTAGAAGGAATTTTGACGCCTGACACGATTAATGCTGAACTTCTTGCTTATCTGTATGCTGAAGGATTAAGTGAAATCCCTTCATCTTTTTTTGAAGGGCGAGCTAGGAAAAGTTTATTACAATCTTTTGAGAATGCTGCGATACCTGAAATGGCATCAGCAGAGAAGCTGTCTGAAATGATTGATGAAGGCTCCGTTCAGCTAAATGCTAAAGGGATGCTTGAAATTCCTTCAGGGATTTTTGACATTCAAATATTAAAGTATTTGCATTTAAACAGTAATGAAATCAAAACCATACCAAGAGACATAAGATTGTTGACAAACCTGGAAATATTATCCATAGAAAGAAATCAGTTAACGTCTTTACCTACTGAAATTTCCCTACTTCAAAGTCTAAGAACTTTAAACCTCAGTCATAATCAAATATCAAACCTTCCCGATGGAATTTCGAAACTTTCAAAACTTAAGTGCCTTTTAATGAGATATAACAACATTGAAACGTTTCCTTCTGCTTTGGAAAAACTAGAAAAACTAGAAATTTTGGATCTTAGTGGAAATAAACTAACTATTCCAGACACCATGACTACCATGAAAAGCTTGCGTATGCTCTACTTAAATTCCAATAAAATGTCTATATTCCCAAAGGCTCTCTGttaccttccaaatctaaataAACTCAGTTTGTCAGATAATCAGATCCAGAGTTTACCAAAAGAAATTAAAGAACTCAAAAATTTAGAAGAACTTTTGCTAAATAACAACAAGCTTATATTTTTACCTGTACAGCTCTTTCAACTTATAAATATAGAAAAACTGAGACTGGATGATAACCAGTTGGAAAGTCTATCTGATAAAGTAGAGAATTTACAAAAGCTTCGGGATCTCAGTCTTGCAAAAAATTTCTTCCAAAATATTACAGAAAATATTTGCAGGTGTACTATGCTGGAATATCTGAACCTAAGTGACAACCAGCTTAAAATCTTTCCTCCCAATCTGTACAAATTAAAATTTCTGAGAGAACTCTACATAAGCAGAAACAAACTGATCTCCTTAGACGAACAAATAGCATACTTTAAAGACCTTTCAGTTTTAGAGATATCAGGAAATGCTTTAATGTACATCCCTGTTGAAATAAAGGGTTGTACAGAACTTACTAGAATTGATTTGAGTTGCAACAAGCTGTCCTTGTTTCCAGTTGGACTGTGTGCACTAACTGCTCTGAAACACCTAAATATCAGCCAAAATTATATTTCAGAAATAACAACTGAAATTTCATTAATTAAAAACCTACAGCATTTAAATTTTAGTAAGAACAAACTGCCCTCATTTTACATATACTTGTGCACTCTTGCCAAATTAAGCTACTTGGACCTAAGTAACAATCAAATAAGTAGTGTTCCAATAAATGTTCAAAAAATGAGGTCTCTTCGGGTTCTGCTGTTACACCATAACAGATTCGTTTTGTTTCCCAGGGAGTTATGCGTGCTAAATTGGCTTAAGGTACTTGATCTTTCAGAAAATAAGATACAGCTCATTCCTTCAGATATTAATCAACTGCAAGAACTAAAAGACTTAAATCTGTCAAACAACCAGTTTGCATCATTTCCAAATGAAATTTGTCAGCTTTCATTGCTGCAGAAATTAACATTGTGCCAAAAAAGTGGATTGAAG TTAAAATCACTTTCAGAAGAACTATCAAAGCTGACCAACCTAAAGGTGCTTGATGTATCTCATAACGAATTAGAAGAAATGCCAGAAGGTTTAGGGGAAATAAAAAGTTTGGTTACTTTAATTGCGAATAACAACTGCTTAAAAAAGCTTCCACTGAACTTTTCAACACTCCATAACTTACAATGCCTGAATCTCAAAG AAAATAATATGCTACATTTGCCTAGCAATCTGCACCTTCTTCTGGAACTGAAGGATATAAATTTTGATGAAAATATTCTGATTAGACCTCCGCTGGAAGTCTGTAAAGCCAAGCAAATGCTCCCCATAACACGATACTTAGAAAGTGCTGATGAAAGAGATG AAAAAATCTTGGAGAAAGTTCTGAAGACCATTGCTAGCAATATCGCCTTTgaacattttgaatttttttgtcaAAAACTCCAGCTTAACAGTATTGAAATCAAAACAATAGAAACTGACAG GACTCTTTTGTTGGAAGAAAAAGTTACTAAGGCATTGAACCACTGGAAAAATGCAAATCAAAACCTGACTGCGGCTGCTATGACAGACCAGTTGATCAGAATACTAACTATGGCTGGCCTGTATTACCTGACCAACAAAGTGAAATCTTTAAAACTCTGCTCAAGACTGGTAAAGTTCTAA